The genome window CGCTGACCGATTTGTCGAAATGGTGGGAGCAGCAAAACGATCCGCTGCTGGTGGAGTTGATCCAGTCGGCACAGGCCGTCAGCCCGACCGTGGCGACGGCGGTTTCGCGCATCGAGCAATCGCGTGCAACCAGTGTGTCGGCCGGTGCGGCATTGGGACCGAAACTGGATGTGGCAGCAAGTATCCAGCGCAACAATACGCAACCGCCACTGCCTTTGGGGACGACTTCCCAGATTGCTTTGCAACCATCGTGGGAAATAGATGTATTCGGTGCGAACCGTGCGACCAGTCGTGCGGCGCAGGCACGCTTGCAGGGTGCACAGGCGAACTGGCATGACGCACGCGTATCGGTAGCGGCAGAAGTGGCGAACCGCTATTACAGCCTGCGTACCTGCAACAAGCTGGAAATCGTGACACGGGCCGACGCTGATTCACGTGCCGAAACCGCACGCCTGTCCGAACTCAGTGCGAAAGCCGGTTTCCAGGCGCCGGCCACCGCAGCCCTGGCGCGCGCCAGTGCAGCGGAAGGCAATGGTCGCGCCACACAACAGAGCGCATTGTGCGATCTGGATGTGAAAGCACTGGTCTACTTAACGGCAATGGATGAAGCCGCCTTGCGTCGCAAGATGACAGAGAGCAGCGCGGCACCGGTAGCGGCGACGGTATTGAACATCGATAGCCTGCCGGCGCAAACCCTGTCACAACGTCCGGATGTATTCATTGCCGAGCGTGAAGTGGCGGCGGCCAGCGCGGAAGTCGGTAACGCACAGGCGCAGCGCTATCCGCGTCTCAGCCTGAGCGGTTCCATCGGTGCCGGTCGCTTCCGTTCCGGTGGCACGACTACCGATATGCAAACCTGGTCGGTCGGACCTTTGTCGCTGTCCTTGCCTATCTTTGATGGCGGTACCCGGGCCGCGAATGTTGACGCGGCGAAAGCGCGTTACGAAGAAGCGGTAGTTGCCTACCGCGCCAGCGTCAGGCAGGCAGTGCGGGAAGTGGAAGAAGCATTGGTGAACCTGCAAAGCACCGCTTCGCGCAGTGAAGATGCACGCATTGCCGTCGAAGGTTATCGCGCATCGTTCAATGGCACGCAGAGCCTGTATCAAAACGGTTTGGCCAGCCTGATAGACCTGGAAGATTTGCGTCGTACCCGCCTCGCTGCTGAATTGAATGCCACCACGCTGGAGCGTGAGCGCATGTCGGCGTGGATTGCCTTGTATCGCGCCGCCGGTGGTGGCTGGGTGAATCCGCAAAGCACGGTCGCAACAACAACTAAATAAAACCATCCTGAATTAAATTGACGGACGCATACATGAAACGTTTCAATAAAAAAACCATCGTTATCGCTGTGGTCGCCGTACTGGTGCTGGCAGGGATTGTGATTGCAGTCAGCAGCGGCACCTCCGATGCGAAGAAGAAAGACGAAACCGGTCCTAAACCGGCGCTGGCTGTAACCACTGCACAACCATCACAAGCCAGCCTGCCTATTTATATGACGGCCAACGGTACGGTGACGGCGTGGCAGGAAGCCATCATAGGCAGCGAGTCGAATGGCCTGCAACTGACTGAAGTGCGTGCCAACGTCGGTGACGTCGTCAAGCGTGGCCAGGTACTGGCGACTTTCTCGGTGGCTTCGGTAAGAGCCGATGTGGCGCAAGCACGTGCCAGCGTAATGGAAGCCGAAGCCAATGCGGCGGATGCAAAGAATAATGCCGAGCGTGCGCGCACACTGGAAGCTACCGGTGCCTTGAGTACACAGCAAATCAATCAATACCTGACCACCGAGCAAACAGCCAAAGCGAAAGCCGAAGCGGCCCGGGCGGTACTGGCAGTACAGGAAGTGCGTCTGTCACAAACGCAGGTGTTGGCATCGGATGACGGTGTGATTTCTGCACGCAGCGCTACCGTGGGTGCGGTCGTTAGCGCGGGTACCGAATTGTTCCGCCTGATACGCCAGGGGCGCCTGGAGTGGCGTGCCGAAGTGATTTCATCAGAATTGGGACAATTGAAAACGGGTACGTCGGCATTGATCACGGCGGCGAACGGTACACAGGTCAAGGGCAAGGTGCGCATGATTGCACCAACTGTCGATGCGCAAAATCGCATGGCGCTGGTGTATGTCGATCTTGCACCGGTTG of Janthinobacterium sp. Marseille contains these proteins:
- a CDS encoding efflux transporter outer membrane subunit; protein product: MNKIKLLASLGLPFWLAGCALTAPPDTVSVQPPNKWFAPLPATPAVATPEVENLPHHGTLTDLSKWWEQQNDPLLVELIQSAQAVSPTVATAVSRIEQSRATSVSAGAALGPKLDVAASIQRNNTQPPLPLGTTSQIALQPSWEIDVFGANRATSRAAQARLQGAQANWHDARVSVAAEVANRYYSLRTCNKLEIVTRADADSRAETARLSELSAKAGFQAPATAALARASAAEGNGRATQQSALCDLDVKALVYLTAMDEAALRRKMTESSAAPVAATVLNIDSLPAQTLSQRPDVFIAEREVAAASAEVGNAQAQRYPRLSLSGSIGAGRFRSGGTTTDMQTWSVGPLSLSLPIFDGGTRAANVDAAKARYEEAVVAYRASVRQAVREVEEALVNLQSTASRSEDARIAVEGYRASFNGTQSLYQNGLASLIDLEDLRRTRLAAELNATTLERERMSAWIALYRAAGGGWVNPQSTVATTTK
- a CDS encoding efflux RND transporter periplasmic adaptor subunit is translated as MKRFNKKTIVIAVVAVLVLAGIVIAVSSGTSDAKKKDETGPKPALAVTTAQPSQASLPIYMTANGTVTAWQEAIIGSESNGLQLTEVRANVGDVVKRGQVLATFSVASVRADVAQARASVMEAEANAADAKNNAERARTLEATGALSTQQINQYLTTEQTAKAKAEAARAVLAVQEVRLSQTQVLASDDGVISARSATVGAVVSAGTELFRLIRQGRLEWRAEVISSELGQLKTGTSALITAANGTQVKGKVRMIAPTVDAQNRMALVYVDLAPVAPNTAPVRAGMFATGQFDLGNSSAVTVPQQAIVIRDGFSYVFRMNADNRVSQLKVQPGRRLADRIEIISGVPVDAVLVANGAGFLNDGDLVKVVTEAPAAASTEQKAATPPVGATAATK